From Drosophila yakuba strain Tai18E2 chromosome 2L, Prin_Dyak_Tai18E2_2.1, whole genome shotgun sequence, one genomic window encodes:
- the LOC6528898 gene encoding potassium channel subfamily T member 2 isoform X5, with protein MSNSNLDQMPSGSSNDNSDNNNNHNCSRLTSIRNYKLPNWFPHRAEENKRKKRVEQQRQQQRQRRGAKVFKCVSDSTGHLTLAPSRLFERTPMSPSDSLDEIALQIPRVRVEYYVNENTFKERLQLYFIKNQRSSLRIRIADLFLKLLSCVLYIIRVILDKNPTFITCYGCEVGNKTEFIISAKLTEEEFQENPIINWDAILWVNRPTVLWVLQLLLAMVSLTQSLVLTYLGYKGNIWQQILSFHFILELVTTIPFALTIVHPPLRNLFIPIFLNCWLAKRSLENMFNDLHRAMQKSQSALSQQLTILSATLLCLVFTSVCGIQHFQRAGHRHLNLFQSTYYVVVTFSTVGYGDFVPDIWPSQLYMVIMICVALIVLPTQFEQLAFTWMERQKLGGSYSSHRAQSEKHVVVCSTTLHADTIMDFLNEFYAHPLLQDFYVVLLSPMELDTTMRMILQVPIWAQRVIYIQGSCLKDGDLARARMNEAEACFILAARNYADKTAADEHTILRSWAVKDFAPNVPQYVQIFRPEHKLHVKFAEHVVCEDEFKYALLANNCTCPGASTLVTLLLHTSRGQEGQQSPEEWHRLYGKCSGNEIYHIVLGDSRFFGEYEGKSFTYASFHSHRKYGVALVGVRPAELPEFYEETILLNPGPRHIMKKDDTCYYMSITKEENSAFVVNQNQTSDPTAAAKEGGGPGGGPSSSASQHATAATANPTKTTTVTTTTVQATTISTTFTSSTLLSASTTTATINATSTAAAAPPPVPSVCVRVPHSPSYDSGGGTTGTTHLQPYPYPQPHLPMQTPDSGEFASLFVPSENPTAVIISDSRQNLKDTTVTQTAATITTTTLPPPPQTMGSPSMAGGSGGCGGGGLGLGSAHSMGTSLSITPATLTTTGNHLDVPFANNPNLLSPDVLNQRRGSRRPSILPVPDMFTSSSFSIAGNDDGEEGDESDDEIDDEMPWRSPSEKIACLGGHFPQSRTYSLIMSSSEDSFQRGCSFCSANASASPAAVAAAPAAPAYSGDSPGESGSNADYTAIPSEEYLPQLRRRVMKKSFSCDSECRSVPGMGMGMGMGMGVGLGLGLGGGALARLAARRRQLQRCCSCSCSTATTTTTPAVAATTAMAAGSGATAFTSSSSVETRRPVRPVWVYDYSCIVKGFPPVSPFIGVSPTLCYLLKEKKPLCCLQLAQVCEHCSYRNAKEYQWQNKTIILAADYASNGIYNFIIPLRAHFRSKTSLNPIILLLERRPDVAFLDALSYFPLVYWMLGSIDCLDDLLRAGITLAESVVVVNKELSNSAEEDSLSDCNTIVAVQNMFKFFPSIKSITELSQSSNMRFMQFRAHDKYALHLSKMEKREKERGSHISYMFRLPFAAGAVFSASMLDTLLYQAFVKDYVITFVRLLLGIDQAPGSGFLTSMRITKDDMWIRTYGRLYQKLCSTTCEIPIGIYRTQDTSNVDTSHYDEETGTPDSTKDSTEMLRGVTYRPPGSATGGASSFRPQPHRQRSVNCLGGCSERKGSSYSINLADEARDNHAQQIERAEIANLVRSRMESLNLPTIDYDDVSEKRNHLSYVIINPSCDLKLEEGDLIYLVRPSPFSAQKTFERHNSRRKSNISFCSNINLGATCGPQMPQMNMNMANTAVGAGSRRGSGIAGLNPMQMQSVQTLAGYGSTSQRCSPPMQQIKSNSLSLPDSPTVVGNQRGRSNSLRIDNDILLRRSSSLRQGLPSVGVSHGRRKSSLEEIGISHFTTLMQATNHSNPIKISLNGSIGMENQISLQVTPPEEPTPMLGVPCVLGGGGGGGINPSGAGSSTGGMLGGGSSLAINTADLGPGPSTSSGASGSLQAQDSLGQQSSQVSSPQHLQGTIV; from the exons GAGTTCATCATCTCGGCCAAACTGACGGAGGAGGAGTTTCAGGAGAACCCCATCATAAACTGGGACGCAATACTCTGGGTGAATCGGCCAACAGTGCTCTGGGTCCTGCAGCTGCTTCTAGCCATGGTGTCGCTAACGCAATCCTTGGTTCTCACATATCTAGGCTATAAG GGCAACATCTGGCAGCAGATACTCTCATTTCACTTTATACTAGAATTAGTCACGACAATACCCTTTGCACTTACG ATTGTTCATCCGCCGCTACGAAATTTATTCATTCCAATTTTCCTCAATTGCTGGCTGGCCAAGCGATCGCTGGAGAACATGTTT AATGACCTCCATCGCGCCATGCAAAAGTCCCAGTCAGCCCTCTCCCAGCAGTTGACCATTCTATCAGCCACACTGCTGTGTTTGGTCTTCACGAG CGTTTGTGGTATCCAGCACTTTCAGCGCGCCGGCCATCGACATTTGAATCTCTTTCAGAGCACATACTATGTGGTTGTGACCTTCTCCACAGTGGGATACGGTGACTTTGTGCCGGACATTTGGCCCTCGCAGCTCTATATGGTCATAATGATTTGTGTCGCCCTCATTGTGTTGCCCACGCAG TTTGAGCAGCTGGCCTTCACGTGGATGGAGCGCCAAAAGCTGGGCGGCAGTTACAGTTCACATCGCGCCCAAAGCGAAAAGCACGTGGTGGTGTGCTCCACCACCCTGCATGCGGACACCATAATGGACTTCCTCAACGAGTTCTATGCCCATCCGCTCCTGCAGGACTTCTATGTGGTCCTGCTTAGTCCCATGGAGCTGGACACGACGATGCGGATGATCCTGCAGGTGCCCATTTGGGCGCAGCGCGTCATCTACATTCAG GGATCCTGTCTGAAGGATGGCGACTTGGCGCGCGCCAGAATGAACGAGGCGGAGGCGTGCTTTATCCTGGCGGCTAGAAATTATGCGGACAAGACGGCCGCCGACGAGCATACCATTCTACGCTCCTGGGCCGTCAAGGATTTCGCTCCGAATGTACCGCAGTATGTGCAGATATTCAG ACCTGAGCACAAGCTGCATGTGAAGTTCGCGGAGCACGTGGTCTGCGAGGACGAGTTCAAGTACGCCCTCCTGGCCAACAACTGCACCTGTCCCGGCGCCAGCACACTGGTCACCCTGCTGCTCCACACATCCCGCGGACA GGAGGGCCAGCAGAGTCCGGAGGAATGGCACCGCCTGTACGGCAAGTGTTCCGGAAACGAGATCTACCACATTGTCCTGGGCGACAGTCGATTCTTTGGCGAGTACGAGGGCAAGAGCTTCACCTACGCCAGCTTCCATTCGCATCGCAA ATATGGGGTGGCCCTCGTGGGCGTGCGGCCGGCGGAGCTACCGGAATTCTACGAGGAAACCATTCTATTGAATCCCGGACCCAGGCACATTATGAAAAAGGATGACACGTGCTATTACATGAGCATCACCAAGGAGGAGAATTCCGCATTTGTCGtcaatcaaaatcaaacatCGGACCCCACGGCAGCTGCCAAGGAGGGGGGAGGACCTGGGGGCGGCCCCTCCTCATCCGCCTCCCAGCACGCCACTGCTGCAACTG CCAacccaacaaaaacaacaacagtaacaacaacaacagtacaagcaacaacaattagcACCACCTTCACATCATCAACATTACTatcagcatcaacaacaacagcaacaataaatgCAACCTCAACCGCCGCagccgcaccaccaccagtgcCGTCTGTTTGTGTCCGTGTGCCCCACAGTCCCAGTTACGATAGTGGTGGTGGCACCACCGGCACCACCCACTTGCAaccgtatccgtatccgcaACCGCATCTGCCAATGCAAACACCTGACAGTGGCGAGTTTGCATCACTATTTGTGC CTAGCGAAAATCCGACGGCTGTGATAATCTCGGACTCTAGGCAGAACCTCAAGGACACGACGGTGACCCAGACGGCGGCAACGATAACCACAACGACCCTGCCGCCACCGCCCCAGACGATGGGATCCCCCAGCATGGCGGGCGGCTCGGGCGGATGTGGTGGAGGGGGCCTCGGCTTGGGTAGTGCCCACAGCATGGGAACCTCACTCAGTATCACCCCAGCCACACTGACCACTACGGGCAATCACCTGGATGTGCCCTTTGCCAACAATCCCAACCTGCTCAGTCCGGATGTGCTCAACCAGCGGAGGG GTAGTAGACGTCCCTCGATCCTGCCCGTGCCCGACATGTTCACCTCCTCCTCATTCAGCATCGCCGGCAACGACGATGGCGAAGAGGGGGACGAGAGTGATGATGAGATCGACGACGAGATGCCCTGGCGTTCACCGTCCGAGAAGATTGC CTGCTTGGGCGGGCACTTTCCACAATCGCGCACCTATTCGCTCATCATGAGCTCCTCGGAGGATTCGTTTCAGCGCGGTTGCAGCTTCTGCAGTGCCAATGCTTCCGCTTCccctgctgccgttgctgctgctcctgctgctcctgcatATTCAGGAGATTCTCCAGGCGAGTCCGGATCTAATGCCGATTACACTGCCATTCCATCCGAGGAGTATCTACCGCAGTTGCGCAGGCGCGTCATGAAAAAGAGCTTCAGCTGCGATAGTGAGTGCCGCTCGGTGCccggaatgggaatgggcatgggcatgggcatgggtgtgggtctgggtctgggccTGGGTGGAGGAGCCCTGGCCAGACTAGCGGCCAGAAGGCGCCAGTTGCAGCGATGTTGCTCCTGCAGTTGCTCCACTGCCACCACAACTACAACGCCGGCGGTGGCAGCGACAACAGCAATGGCAGCAGGAAGTGGGGCAACGGCATTCACGTCGAGCAGTTCCGTAGAGACACGTCGACCGGTGCGTCCGGTGTGGGTCTACGACTACTCCTG CATCGTCAAGGGGTTTCCACCTGTGTCACCCTTCATAGGCGTTAGTCCCACGCTCTGCTACCTGCTCAAAGAGAAGAAGCCCCTCTGCTGTCTGCAGTTGGCTCAG GTGTGCGAGCACTGTAGCTATCGAAATGCAAAGGAGTATCAGTGGCAGAACAAGACGATTATCCTGGCAGCGGATTACGCCTCCAATGGCATATACAACTTCATCATCCCGCTGAGAGCTCACTTCCGATCGAAGACCTCGTTGAATCCCATCATCCTGCTCCTGGAGAGAAGGCCAGATGTAGCCTTCCTAGATGCGTTGTCGTACTTTCCTTTG GTCTACTGGATGCTGGGCTCGATCGACTGCCTGGACGATCTGCTGAGGGCTGGCATCACTTTGGCAGAAAGTGTGGTGGTGGTCAACAAGGAGCTCTCAAATTCGGCCGAGGAGGACTCCCTTTCAGACTGCAACACCATTGTGGCCGTGCAGAATATGTTCAA ATTCTTCCCCAGCATCAAGAGCATCACCGAGCTGTCGCAGAGCTCCAACATGAGGTTTATGCAGTTCCGGGCCCACGACAAGTACGCTCTTCATCTGagcaaaatggaaaag CGCGAGAAGGAGCGCGGGTCGCACATCTCCTATATGTTCCGCCTGCCCTTTGCCGCAGGAGCCGTGTTCAGTGCCTCCATGCTGGACACCCTGCTGTACCAAGCCTTCGTGAAGGACTATGTGATTACCTTTGTGCGGTTACTGCTGGGCATTGACCAGGCGCCGGGCAGTGGGTTCCTGACCTCG ATGCGCATCACTAAGGACGACATGTGGATACGCACCTATGGTCGCCTGTACCAGAAGCTGTGCTCCACCACCTGCGAAATACCCATTGGCATTTACCGCACGCAGGACACCTCGAATGTGGACACGTCTCAT TACGACGAGGAGACCGGCACGCCCGACTCGACGAAGGACTCGACGGAAATGCTGCGCGGGGTCACCTACCGTCCGCCTGGGTCGGCAACAGGTGGCGCCAGCAGCTTCCGGCCTCAGCCGCACCGCCAGCGGTCGGTCAACTGCCTGGGCGGTTGCTCGGAGCGCAAGGGATCATCC TATTCCATCAATCTGGCCGACGAGGCGAGGGACAACCACGCTCAGCAGATCGAGCGCGCGGAGATCGCGAATCTTGTACGCAGTCGGATGGAGTCTCTGAATCTACCCACGATTGACTATGACGATGTGAGCGAGAAGCGCAACCACCTGTCCTATGTGATAATCAACCCGAGCTGTGATCTTAAACTGGAGGAAGGCGATCTCAT ATACTTGGTGAGGCCGTCGCCGTTCTCCGCCCAAAAGACCTTCGAGCGACACAACTCGCGCCGCAAGTCAAACATCTCGTTCTGCTCGAACATTAACCTGGGAGCCACATGTGGCCCTCAGATGCCGCAGATGAACATGAACATGGCCAACACCGCCGTCGGGGCTGGATCGCGTCGAGGATCCGGCATTGCCGGCTTGAACCCCATGCAAATGCAGAGCGTTCAGACCTTGGCCGGGTATGGATCAACCTCGCAGCGCTGTAGCCCCCCgatgcagcaaattaaatcgAATTCTCTTTCTCTACCCGACAGTCCGACGGTGGTTGGCAATCAGCGAGGACGGAGTAACTCATTGCGG ATCGACAACGATATCCTGCTGCGTCGATCCTCGTCCCTGCGACAGGGCCTTCCCAGCGTGGGCGTCAGCCACGGCCGGAGAAAGTCGTCGCTGGAAGAGATCGGCATAAGCCACTTCACCACGCTCATGCAGGCAACCAACCATAGTAACCCCATTAAGATATCCCTAAACGGTAGCATCGGCATGGAG AACCAGATCTCCTTGCAGGTGACACCGCCCGAGGAGCCCACACCCATGTTAGGTGTGCCTTGTGTGTtgggcggtggcggtggaggtggCATTAACCCATCTGGAGCAGGTTCCTCCACCGGCGGCATGCTGGGCGGCGGCTCCTCACTAGCCATTAACACCGCTGACCTGGGACCCGGACCAAGTACCTCTTCGGGCGCCAGTGGGTCACTGCAAGCACAGGACTCGCTGGGGCAGCAGTCATCTCAGGTGTCATCGCCACAGCATTTGCAGGGAACGATCGTATGA
- the LOC6528898 gene encoding potassium channel subfamily T member 2 isoform X6 yields the protein MSMFFFRLHNLQRAEENKRKKRVEQQRQQQRQRRGAKVFKCVSDSTGHLTLAPSRLFERTPMSPSDSLDEIALQIPRVRVEYYVNENTFKERLQLYFIKNQRSSLRIRIADLFLKLLSCVLYIIRVILDKNPTFITCYGCEVGNKTEFIISAKLTEEEFQENPIINWDAILWVNRPTVLWVLQLLLAMVSLTQSLVLTYLGYKGNIWQQILSFHFILELVTTIPFALTIVHPPLRNLFIPIFLNCWLAKRSLENMFNDLHRAMQKSQSALSQQLTILSATLLCLVFTSVCGIQHFQRAGHRHLNLFQSTYYVVVTFSTVGYGDFVPDIWPSQLYMVIMICVALIVLPTQFEQLAFTWMERQKLGGSYSSHRAQSEKHVVVCSTTLHADTIMDFLNEFYAHPLLQDFYVVLLSPMELDTTMRMILQVPIWAQRVIYIQGSCLKDGDLARARMNEAEACFILAARNYADKTAADEHTILRSWAVKDFAPNVPQYVQIFRPEHKLHVKFAEHVVCEDEFKYALLANNCTCPGASTLVTLLLHTSRGQEGQQSPEEWHRLYGKCSGNEIYHIVLGDSRFFGEYEGKSFTYASFHSHRKYGVALVGVRPAELPEFYEETILLNPGPRHIMKKDDTCYYMSITKEENSAFVVNQNQTSDPTAAAKEGGGPGGGPSSSASQHATAATANPTKTTTVTTTTVQATTISTTFTSSTLLSASTTTATINATSTAAAAPPPVPSVCVRVPHSPSYDSGGGTTGTTHLQPYPYPQPHLPMQTPDSGEFASLFVPSENPTAVIISDSRQNLKDTTVTQTAATITTTTLPPPPQTMGSPSMAGGSGGCGGGGLGLGSAHSMGTSLSITPATLTTTGNHLDVPFANNPNLLSPDVLNQRRGSRRPSILPVPDMFTSSSFSIAGNDDGEEGDESDDEIDDEMPWRSPSEKIACLGGHFPQSRTYSLIMSSSEDSFQRGCSFCSANASASPAAVAAAPAAPAYSGDSPGESGSNADYTAIPSEEYLPQLRRRVMKKSFSCDSECRSVPGMGMGMGMGMGVGLGLGLGGGALARLAARRRQLQRCCSCSCSTATTTTTPAVAATTAMAAGSGATAFTSSSSVETRRPVRPVWVYDYSCIVKGFPPVSPFIGVSPTLCYLLKEKKPLCCLQLAQVCEHCSYRNAKEYQWQNKTIILAADYASNGIYNFIIPLRAHFRSKTSLNPIILLLERRPDVAFLDALSYFPLVYWMLGSIDCLDDLLRAGITLAESVVVVNKELSNSAEEDSLSDCNTIVAVQNMFKFFPSIKSITELSQSSNMRFMQFRAHDKYALHLSKMEKREKERGSHISYMFRLPFAAGAVFSASMLDTLLYQAFVKDYVITFVRLLLGIDQAPGSGFLTSMRITKDDMWIRTYGRLYQKLCSTTCEIPIGIYRTQDTSNVDTSHVSNSPVERWGPFSAFSRHCVRLRPSYDEETGTPDSTKDSTEMLRGVTYRPPGSATGGASSFRPQPHRQRSVNCLGGCSERKGSSYSINLADEARDNHAQQIERAEIANLVRSRMESLNLPTIDYDDVSEKRNHLSYVIINPSCDLKLEEGDLIYLVRPSPFSAQKTFERHNSRRKSNISFCSNINLGATCGPQMPQMNMNMANTAVGAGSRRGSGIAGLNPMQMQSVQTLAGYGSTSQRCSPPMQQIKSNSLSLPDSPTVVGNQRGRSNSLRIDNDILLRRSSSLRQGLPSVGVSHGRRKSSLEEIGISHFTTLMQATNHSNPIKISLNGSIGMENQISLQVTPPEEPTPMLGVPCVLGGGGGGGINPSGAGSSTGGMLGGGSSLAINTADLGPGPSTSSGASGSLQAQDSLGQQSSQVSSPQHLQGTIV from the exons GAGTTCATCATCTCGGCCAAACTGACGGAGGAGGAGTTTCAGGAGAACCCCATCATAAACTGGGACGCAATACTCTGGGTGAATCGGCCAACAGTGCTCTGGGTCCTGCAGCTGCTTCTAGCCATGGTGTCGCTAACGCAATCCTTGGTTCTCACATATCTAGGCTATAAG GGCAACATCTGGCAGCAGATACTCTCATTTCACTTTATACTAGAATTAGTCACGACAATACCCTTTGCACTTACG ATTGTTCATCCGCCGCTACGAAATTTATTCATTCCAATTTTCCTCAATTGCTGGCTGGCCAAGCGATCGCTGGAGAACATGTTT AATGACCTCCATCGCGCCATGCAAAAGTCCCAGTCAGCCCTCTCCCAGCAGTTGACCATTCTATCAGCCACACTGCTGTGTTTGGTCTTCACGAG CGTTTGTGGTATCCAGCACTTTCAGCGCGCCGGCCATCGACATTTGAATCTCTTTCAGAGCACATACTATGTGGTTGTGACCTTCTCCACAGTGGGATACGGTGACTTTGTGCCGGACATTTGGCCCTCGCAGCTCTATATGGTCATAATGATTTGTGTCGCCCTCATTGTGTTGCCCACGCAG TTTGAGCAGCTGGCCTTCACGTGGATGGAGCGCCAAAAGCTGGGCGGCAGTTACAGTTCACATCGCGCCCAAAGCGAAAAGCACGTGGTGGTGTGCTCCACCACCCTGCATGCGGACACCATAATGGACTTCCTCAACGAGTTCTATGCCCATCCGCTCCTGCAGGACTTCTATGTGGTCCTGCTTAGTCCCATGGAGCTGGACACGACGATGCGGATGATCCTGCAGGTGCCCATTTGGGCGCAGCGCGTCATCTACATTCAG GGATCCTGTCTGAAGGATGGCGACTTGGCGCGCGCCAGAATGAACGAGGCGGAGGCGTGCTTTATCCTGGCGGCTAGAAATTATGCGGACAAGACGGCCGCCGACGAGCATACCATTCTACGCTCCTGGGCCGTCAAGGATTTCGCTCCGAATGTACCGCAGTATGTGCAGATATTCAG ACCTGAGCACAAGCTGCATGTGAAGTTCGCGGAGCACGTGGTCTGCGAGGACGAGTTCAAGTACGCCCTCCTGGCCAACAACTGCACCTGTCCCGGCGCCAGCACACTGGTCACCCTGCTGCTCCACACATCCCGCGGACA GGAGGGCCAGCAGAGTCCGGAGGAATGGCACCGCCTGTACGGCAAGTGTTCCGGAAACGAGATCTACCACATTGTCCTGGGCGACAGTCGATTCTTTGGCGAGTACGAGGGCAAGAGCTTCACCTACGCCAGCTTCCATTCGCATCGCAA ATATGGGGTGGCCCTCGTGGGCGTGCGGCCGGCGGAGCTACCGGAATTCTACGAGGAAACCATTCTATTGAATCCCGGACCCAGGCACATTATGAAAAAGGATGACACGTGCTATTACATGAGCATCACCAAGGAGGAGAATTCCGCATTTGTCGtcaatcaaaatcaaacatCGGACCCCACGGCAGCTGCCAAGGAGGGGGGAGGACCTGGGGGCGGCCCCTCCTCATCCGCCTCCCAGCACGCCACTGCTGCAACTG CCAacccaacaaaaacaacaacagtaacaacaacaacagtacaagcaacaacaattagcACCACCTTCACATCATCAACATTACTatcagcatcaacaacaacagcaacaataaatgCAACCTCAACCGCCGCagccgcaccaccaccagtgcCGTCTGTTTGTGTCCGTGTGCCCCACAGTCCCAGTTACGATAGTGGTGGTGGCACCACCGGCACCACCCACTTGCAaccgtatccgtatccgcaACCGCATCTGCCAATGCAAACACCTGACAGTGGCGAGTTTGCATCACTATTTGTGC CTAGCGAAAATCCGACGGCTGTGATAATCTCGGACTCTAGGCAGAACCTCAAGGACACGACGGTGACCCAGACGGCGGCAACGATAACCACAACGACCCTGCCGCCACCGCCCCAGACGATGGGATCCCCCAGCATGGCGGGCGGCTCGGGCGGATGTGGTGGAGGGGGCCTCGGCTTGGGTAGTGCCCACAGCATGGGAACCTCACTCAGTATCACCCCAGCCACACTGACCACTACGGGCAATCACCTGGATGTGCCCTTTGCCAACAATCCCAACCTGCTCAGTCCGGATGTGCTCAACCAGCGGAGGG GTAGTAGACGTCCCTCGATCCTGCCCGTGCCCGACATGTTCACCTCCTCCTCATTCAGCATCGCCGGCAACGACGATGGCGAAGAGGGGGACGAGAGTGATGATGAGATCGACGACGAGATGCCCTGGCGTTCACCGTCCGAGAAGATTGC CTGCTTGGGCGGGCACTTTCCACAATCGCGCACCTATTCGCTCATCATGAGCTCCTCGGAGGATTCGTTTCAGCGCGGTTGCAGCTTCTGCAGTGCCAATGCTTCCGCTTCccctgctgccgttgctgctgctcctgctgctcctgcatATTCAGGAGATTCTCCAGGCGAGTCCGGATCTAATGCCGATTACACTGCCATTCCATCCGAGGAGTATCTACCGCAGTTGCGCAGGCGCGTCATGAAAAAGAGCTTCAGCTGCGATAGTGAGTGCCGCTCGGTGCccggaatgggaatgggcatgggcatgggcatgggtgtgggtctgggtctgggccTGGGTGGAGGAGCCCTGGCCAGACTAGCGGCCAGAAGGCGCCAGTTGCAGCGATGTTGCTCCTGCAGTTGCTCCACTGCCACCACAACTACAACGCCGGCGGTGGCAGCGACAACAGCAATGGCAGCAGGAAGTGGGGCAACGGCATTCACGTCGAGCAGTTCCGTAGAGACACGTCGACCGGTGCGTCCGGTGTGGGTCTACGACTACTCCTG CATCGTCAAGGGGTTTCCACCTGTGTCACCCTTCATAGGCGTTAGTCCCACGCTCTGCTACCTGCTCAAAGAGAAGAAGCCCCTCTGCTGTCTGCAGTTGGCTCAG GTGTGCGAGCACTGTAGCTATCGAAATGCAAAGGAGTATCAGTGGCAGAACAAGACGATTATCCTGGCAGCGGATTACGCCTCCAATGGCATATACAACTTCATCATCCCGCTGAGAGCTCACTTCCGATCGAAGACCTCGTTGAATCCCATCATCCTGCTCCTGGAGAGAAGGCCAGATGTAGCCTTCCTAGATGCGTTGTCGTACTTTCCTTTG GTCTACTGGATGCTGGGCTCGATCGACTGCCTGGACGATCTGCTGAGGGCTGGCATCACTTTGGCAGAAAGTGTGGTGGTGGTCAACAAGGAGCTCTCAAATTCGGCCGAGGAGGACTCCCTTTCAGACTGCAACACCATTGTGGCCGTGCAGAATATGTTCAA ATTCTTCCCCAGCATCAAGAGCATCACCGAGCTGTCGCAGAGCTCCAACATGAGGTTTATGCAGTTCCGGGCCCACGACAAGTACGCTCTTCATCTGagcaaaatggaaaag CGCGAGAAGGAGCGCGGGTCGCACATCTCCTATATGTTCCGCCTGCCCTTTGCCGCAGGAGCCGTGTTCAGTGCCTCCATGCTGGACACCCTGCTGTACCAAGCCTTCGTGAAGGACTATGTGATTACCTTTGTGCGGTTACTGCTGGGCATTGACCAGGCGCCGGGCAGTGGGTTCCTGACCTCG ATGCGCATCACTAAGGACGACATGTGGATACGCACCTATGGTCGCCTGTACCAGAAGCTGTGCTCCACCACCTGCGAAATACCCATTGGCATTTACCGCACGCAGGACACCTCGAATGTGGACACGTCTCATGTGAGTAACTCACCGGTCGAGAGATGGGGACCCTTCTCGGCCTTCAGCAGGCATTGTGTGCGCTTGCGTCCATCG TACGACGAGGAGACCGGCACGCCCGACTCGACGAAGGACTCGACGGAAATGCTGCGCGGGGTCACCTACCGTCCGCCTGGGTCGGCAACAGGTGGCGCCAGCAGCTTCCGGCCTCAGCCGCACCGCCAGCGGTCGGTCAACTGCCTGGGCGGTTGCTCGGAGCGCAAGGGATCATCC TATTCCATCAATCTGGCCGACGAGGCGAGGGACAACCACGCTCAGCAGATCGAGCGCGCGGAGATCGCGAATCTTGTACGCAGTCGGATGGAGTCTCTGAATCTACCCACGATTGACTATGACGATGTGAGCGAGAAGCGCAACCACCTGTCCTATGTGATAATCAACCCGAGCTGTGATCTTAAACTGGAGGAAGGCGATCTCAT ATACTTGGTGAGGCCGTCGCCGTTCTCCGCCCAAAAGACCTTCGAGCGACACAACTCGCGCCGCAAGTCAAACATCTCGTTCTGCTCGAACATTAACCTGGGAGCCACATGTGGCCCTCAGATGCCGCAGATGAACATGAACATGGCCAACACCGCCGTCGGGGCTGGATCGCGTCGAGGATCCGGCATTGCCGGCTTGAACCCCATGCAAATGCAGAGCGTTCAGACCTTGGCCGGGTATGGATCAACCTCGCAGCGCTGTAGCCCCCCgatgcagcaaattaaatcgAATTCTCTTTCTCTACCCGACAGTCCGACGGTGGTTGGCAATCAGCGAGGACGGAGTAACTCATTGCGG ATCGACAACGATATCCTGCTGCGTCGATCCTCGTCCCTGCGACAGGGCCTTCCCAGCGTGGGCGTCAGCCACGGCCGGAGAAAGTCGTCGCTGGAAGAGATCGGCATAAGCCACTTCACCACGCTCATGCAGGCAACCAACCATAGTAACCCCATTAAGATATCCCTAAACGGTAGCATCGGCATGGAG AACCAGATCTCCTTGCAGGTGACACCGCCCGAGGAGCCCACACCCATGTTAGGTGTGCCTTGTGTGTtgggcggtggcggtggaggtggCATTAACCCATCTGGAGCAGGTTCCTCCACCGGCGGCATGCTGGGCGGCGGCTCCTCACTAGCCATTAACACCGCTGACCTGGGACCCGGACCAAGTACCTCTTCGGGCGCCAGTGGGTCACTGCAAGCACAGGACTCGCTGGGGCAGCAGTCATCTCAGGTGTCATCGCCACAGCATTTGCAGGGAACGATCGTATGA